The genomic interval CAACAGGAGGCGATGCACACCGGCGGTGGCCCCCACGTCCAGACCGCGGGTGGGGTGAACGGCTACCAGCACGCGGGGCTGGGCCGAGATCTCGCGCGCCAGGAGCAGCCGTTGCAGGTTGCCGCCGGATAGCTTGCGCACGGGGGCGTCCAGACCGGGAACCCTGACCGCGAACCGCTCCACCAGATCGCGGGCATACCGTCTGATCTCCCCCGCCTGCAGGAACACCCCCCGGCTGATGGGAGGCTGCCGGTAAGCCTTCAGGATTACATTATCGCACACGGCCAGGCTGGGGACCAGCCCGGTCCCCAGCCTGTCCTCCGGAACCAGGCTCAAACCGCACTCCATGACGCGGGCAGGATGACAGCCGGTGACGTCCGTGCCTCCCACCTGAACGGTACCCCGAACCAGCGCACGGAGCCCGCTGATCACTTCGGCCAGTTCGCGCTGCCCGTTGCCCGAGACACCGGCAATACCCAGGATCTCCCCCGCGCGCACCTGCAAGGAAAGGCCCCGGAGCGCGGGAAGGCCCCGGTCACTCATGGCCTCCACTCCTTCCAGGGCAAGGAGCACCTCCCCCGGCCGGCGGTCGACCCGGTCGTATGACAGGGAAACCTCCCGACCCACCATCAGCCGGGCCAGTTCCTGCGGGGTGGTGGCGGTCCTGGCCAGGGTGGCCACGTTACGCCCGGAGCGCAGGACGGAGATGCGGTCTGCCACCTCCATCACTTCCTGCAGCTTATGGCTGATGAAGGCGATGGCGTGCCCGGAGGCCGCCATCTGACGCAGCACCGCAAACAGCTCCCGCGCCTCCTGGGGGGTGAGGACGGCAGTGGGTTCGTCCAGGATGAGCACCCGGGCCCCCCGATAGAGCATCTTCAGGATCTCCACCCGCTGCTGCTCGCCCACCGATAGCTGCCAGATGCGGGCCCGCGGATCGACCTTCAGGCCATGCCGCTCCCCCAGGGCGGCGACTTCTGCTTCCACCCTGCCCGGGTCGAGGGTGAAACGAGGCCGGGCCAGGCCCAGGGTGATGTTTTCTGCCACCGTG from Bacillota bacterium carries:
- a CDS encoding ABC transporter ATP-binding protein, which codes for MAGEILVETRGISKRFPGVLANDGVNLSLRAGEVHALLGENGAGKTTLMSILSGLYQPDSGVVLVDGRPAVFRSPRDAIRAGIGMVHQHFRLVEPFTVAENITLGLARPRFTLDPGRVEAEVAALGERHGLKVDPRARIWQLSVGEQQRVEILKMLYRGARVLILDEPTAVLTPQEARELFAVLRQMAASGHAIAFISHKLQEVMEVADRISVLRSGRNVATLARTATTPQELARLMVGREVSLSYDRVDRRPGEVLLALEGVEAMSDRGLPALRGLSLQVRAGEILGIAGVSGNGQRELAEVISGLRALVRGTVQVGGTDVTGCHPARVMECGLSLVPEDRLGTGLVPSLAVCDNVILKAYRQPPISRGVFLQAGEIRRYARDLVERFAVRVPGLDAPVRKLSGGNLQRLLLAREISAQPRVLVAVHPTRGLDVGATAGVHRLLLQQRDGGAAILLISEDLDEIMALSDRVAVMYEGQIVGEVPGREARLEEIGLMMAGMRPSGGGWEA